In Treponema primitia ZAS-2, a genomic segment contains:
- a CDS encoding DUF268 domain-containing protein, which yields MYNCNQQLLKKFAKKLPRPIKRIIHSILDTLKNISKNISKCIQTKKRKQELYSDLKIFKQQKEEINDQDFIFGHLWPCLDDKYANNGSAKGDYFHQDLLVARRIYENKPEKHIDVGSAIGSFVAHVASFREISVIDIRPSIGRTHNITFIQQDFMAELDKNMLDACDSLSCLHAIEHFGLGRYGDPVNFNGHILGINNLYRVLKKGGKLYFSAPIGTPQRIEFHAHRIFSPQYLVKIFSDKYKIDHFSYVDGLGDLHENVELNKFLDDYTDNYGCGIFEMVKL from the coding sequence ATGTATAATTGTAACCAACAATTACTAAAAAAGTTTGCAAAAAAATTACCTCGACCAATTAAGAGAATTATTCATAGTATTCTTGATACTCTTAAGAATATTTCAAAAAATATTTCAAAATGTATACAGACTAAAAAACGTAAACAAGAATTATATTCTGATTTAAAAATATTTAAACAGCAAAAAGAAGAAATAAATGATCAGGATTTTATATTCGGGCATTTATGGCCTTGCCTGGATGATAAGTATGCTAATAATGGTTCTGCAAAAGGCGATTATTTTCATCAAGATTTACTTGTTGCACGGCGTATTTATGAGAATAAACCTGAAAAACATATTGATGTTGGTTCCGCCATTGGTAGTTTTGTTGCTCATGTTGCAAGTTTTAGAGAAATATCAGTAATAGATATTCGTCCATCAATAGGAAGGACGCATAATATAACATTTATTCAGCAGGATTTTATGGCTGAATTAGATAAAAATATGCTGGATGCCTGTGATTCATTGTCATGTTTACATGCGATAGAACATTTTGGCTTAGGACGATATGGTGATCCGGTAAATTTCAATGGGCATATTCTTGGGATCAATAATTTATATCGTGTTTTAAAAAAAGGGGGGAAGCTATATTTCTCAGCACCAATAGGAACACCACAACGGATAGAGTTTCATGCACATAGAATATTTTCACCACAATATTTGGTAAAAATATTTAGTGATAAATATAAAATAGATCACTTTTCATATGTTGATGGATTAGGTGATTTACATGAAAATGTTGAATTAAATAAATTTCTTGATGATTATACTGACAACTATGGATGTGGAATATTTGAGATGGTAAAACTGTAA
- the rsgA gene encoding ribosome small subunit-dependent GTPase A → MTGLVIRGSRNIFTVKSDEGGAEFECHLKGKILKGVEGFYNPLAPGDRVIFESDLAQDGTGLILSLEKRRNLLTRFNQKGQSPQLLAANVDQVLCVTTPVSPPFRPRFLDRALLQGEIANIPAVIICNKYDLSEDDLDVEERLEDFTRIGYKVLRISAKTGEGMDKFRRLVRNRISAMLGQSGVGKSSLINALVPGRNIRVGAINEKFDRGNHTTTMSFLEEIPGEGETTRIIDTPGIRRFIPHGIDSASLILYLREFAPLAGRCSYGHSCSHVSEPGCKIMEAVHAGVIHEDRYESFLRIRDEMSEPSHD, encoded by the coding sequence ATGACGGGGCTGGTGATTCGGGGTTCCCGGAATATCTTCACTGTAAAGAGCGATGAAGGGGGCGCCGAATTTGAGTGTCACCTCAAGGGCAAGATATTGAAAGGGGTTGAGGGTTTCTATAACCCCCTGGCCCCGGGGGATCGGGTGATTTTTGAAAGCGATCTTGCCCAGGATGGTACAGGGCTCATCTTGAGCCTTGAGAAACGGCGTAACCTTTTGACCCGGTTTAACCAAAAGGGCCAGTCGCCCCAGTTGCTTGCGGCCAATGTGGATCAGGTGCTCTGCGTCACCACCCCGGTCTCCCCGCCTTTCCGGCCCCGGTTCCTGGACCGGGCCCTGCTTCAGGGGGAAATCGCCAATATCCCCGCAGTGATCATCTGCAACAAATACGACCTGTCCGAGGATGATCTTGATGTGGAAGAACGGCTGGAAGATTTCACCCGTATCGGTTACAAGGTCCTGCGCATATCTGCCAAGACCGGAGAAGGAATGGACAAATTCCGCCGACTGGTTAGGAACCGTATTTCTGCGATGCTGGGGCAGAGCGGGGTAGGGAAGTCCAGCCTGATCAATGCCCTGGTTCCCGGGCGGAATATCCGGGTGGGAGCGATCAACGAAAAATTTGACCGGGGCAACCATACCACAACCATGTCTTTCCTGGAGGAGATTCCCGGGGAAGGGGAAACCACCCGTATCATCGATACCCCGGGAATACGCCGCTTTATCCCCCACGGGATAGATAGCGCCTCCCTGATCCTCTATCTGCGGGAATTTGCCCCCCTGGCCGGGCGATGCAGTTATGGCCATTCCTGCTCCCATGTGAGCGAGCCGGGCTGCAAGATCATGGAGGCGGTTCATGCCGGGGTGATCCATGAGGACAGGTATGAAAGTTTTCTTCGCATCCGAGATGAAATGTCGGAACCCTCCCATGACTGA
- a CDS encoding MBL fold metallo-hydrolase has translation MKLFFHYCSFGFSNCYVLGTDYGCEDLQTSMFAGETPSHREAATPRESATPREAAPPREAIIIDPGNMDKTILDFIEQNNYKLSGVLVTHDHLNHVHGLRTLKHIYDVEIYAVNHIILDNKTTMVKDGDTFNIGSFHVEVISVPGHSSDSAVYKINHMLFTGDALNAGMLGTTASSYGAEVQMTAIRSKIFSLPGNYVVLPGHGPPSTLETERRFNAGIQIFEQHKKRRPSFDVETWED, from the coding sequence GTGAAACTTTTTTTTCATTATTGCAGTTTTGGTTTCAGTAATTGTTATGTCCTGGGGACCGACTACGGCTGCGAGGACCTTCAGACGTCTATGTTCGCAGGGGAAACACCATCTCACCGCGAGGCGGCGACTCCTAGGGAGTCGGCGACTCCTAGGGAGGCGGCGCCTCCCAGGGAGGCGATCATCATCGATCCCGGTAATATGGACAAGACAATCCTTGATTTTATCGAGCAGAATAACTACAAGCTCTCAGGGGTGCTGGTAACCCACGATCACCTGAATCATGTCCACGGGCTGCGGACCCTCAAACATATCTACGATGTGGAAATATACGCGGTGAACCACATCATTCTGGATAATAAAACTACCATGGTAAAGGACGGTGATACCTTCAACATAGGCTCTTTTCATGTGGAGGTGATTTCCGTACCCGGCCATTCATCGGATTCAGCGGTATATAAAATAAACCACATGCTCTTTACCGGAGACGCCCTCAATGCGGGTATGCTGGGGACTACCGCAAGTTCCTACGGCGCAGAAGTCCAGATGACCGCCATACGGAGCAAGATATTTTCCCTTCCGGGAAATTATGTGGTTCTCCCCGGCCATGGCCCGCCTTCTACCCTGGAAACGGAACGGCGATTCAATGCGGGGATACAGATCTTTGAACAGCACAAGAAAAGGCGCCCAAGCTTTGATGTAGAAACCTGGGAGGATTAG
- a CDS encoding DUF167 domain-containing protein, which yields MAECFRIAGELLLLDIKAVPGSSKSQIAGLSEGRLRIKIAASPEDGKANTELRAFLAKLLGCPRKDITLVAGEKSRLKTAALPLGVKEKLDEIVKEVRK from the coding sequence ATGGCCGAATGTTTCCGCATTGCCGGGGAACTGCTTCTCCTGGATATCAAGGCCGTACCGGGCTCCTCAAAGTCCCAAATCGCCGGGCTCAGCGAAGGCCGGCTGCGGATCAAAATTGCCGCCTCTCCCGAAGACGGCAAAGCTAACACTGAACTCCGGGCCTTCCTGGCCAAACTCCTGGGCTGCCCCCGGAAAGACATCACCCTGGTCGCCGGGGAAAAGTCCCGGCTTAAAACTGCGGCCCTGCCTTTGGGGGTGAAGGAAAAACTGGATGAAATTGTGAAAGAAGTGAGAAAGTAG
- a CDS encoding NINE protein produces MYSTGLAYLLWLVSGFGALGFHRFYLGKIPTGLLWMCTGGLGMVGSIYDFFTLPGQVREANLRDALFGRPSRSIHGGQNWRTVSDGQARIVREKETVERTILRLAKQNKGILTASEVALEANISMDDAKKVLDTLVNKGFAELRVRQSGTLVYTLPELMDSDSPLEDF; encoded by the coding sequence ATGTATAGTACTGGTTTAGCCTATTTGCTTTGGCTCGTTTCCGGTTTTGGCGCCCTGGGGTTTCACCGCTTTTACCTGGGGAAGATCCCCACAGGGCTCCTCTGGATGTGTACCGGCGGCCTGGGTATGGTCGGTTCTATTTATGACTTTTTTACCCTTCCCGGCCAGGTGAGGGAGGCGAATCTCCGGGATGCCCTGTTTGGCCGGCCCTCCCGGTCTATACACGGAGGGCAAAACTGGCGCACTGTCAGTGATGGACAGGCCAGGATAGTCCGGGAAAAGGAAACCGTGGAACGGACCATACTGCGGCTTGCAAAGCAGAACAAGGGTATCTTAACTGCCAGCGAAGTGGCCCTGGAAGCGAATATTTCCATGGACGATGCAAAGAAGGTTCTGGATACCCTGGTCAACAAGGGCTTTGCGGAACTGCGGGTCCGCCAGTCCGGTACCCTGGTCTATACCCTTCCGGAGCTGATGGACTCCGATTCCCCTCTGGAAGATTTTTAA
- the murI gene encoding glutamate racemase → MDNRPILFLDSGIGGLPYCQHFHHHNPHEALVYCADREHFPYGRREREELIALLSSLVARLRGQFNPKLGVIACNTATVSALASLRETFPDLPLVGTVPAVKPAVLASKRRHIGVLGTDRTIRDPYIAELAARFGPDCAVTALAAPDLVDFVEHRYALAGEEERRSIASPYIEEFRRAGADAIVLGCTHFLFLLDDFKALAKGELSIHDSIAGVSRRAEALLDQGGLRAGVTAETSAAEGPAALLLVTGLEPLEPVWEERAQAFGLTLCAGNFVAKCAGNLPTKVGIASGPDQGGRP, encoded by the coding sequence ATGGATAATAGACCTATACTTTTTTTGGACTCCGGTATCGGGGGCCTTCCCTACTGCCAACATTTTCACCACCACAATCCTCATGAAGCTCTGGTCTACTGTGCGGACCGGGAACATTTTCCCTACGGGCGCCGGGAACGGGAAGAGTTGATCGCCCTGTTAAGCAGCCTTGTGGCACGGCTTCGGGGGCAGTTTAACCCCAAGCTGGGAGTGATTGCCTGCAATACCGCCACGGTGTCAGCCCTGGCTTCACTTCGGGAAACCTTTCCCGATCTGCCCCTGGTGGGTACCGTGCCGGCGGTGAAACCTGCGGTCCTTGCCAGCAAGCGCCGGCATATCGGGGTGCTGGGGACTGACAGGACCATCAGGGATCCCTATATCGCGGAACTGGCAGCCCGGTTCGGGCCGGACTGCGCGGTCACTGCCCTTGCCGCTCCGGACCTGGTAGACTTTGTGGAACACCGGTATGCCCTTGCCGGGGAAGAGGAGCGCCGGAGTATAGCCTCTCCTTACATCGAAGAATTCCGCCGGGCAGGGGCTGACGCTATAGTCCTGGGCTGTACCCACTTCCTTTTTCTTTTGGATGATTTTAAGGCCCTGGCCAAAGGGGAGCTTTCCATCCACGATTCCATTGCAGGGGTTTCCCGCCGGGCAGAGGCCCTGTTGGATCAGGGGGGATTGCGAGCTGGTGTGACAGCGGAAACTTCGGCAGCCGAAGGCCCGGCAGCTTTACTGCTGGTTACCGGCCTTGAGCCGCTTGAGCCGGTCTGGGAAGAACGGGCGCAAGCCTTCGGCCTGACCCTTTGCGCGGGGAACTTCGTTGCAAAATGCGCGGGGAACTTGCCGACTAAAGTCGGTATTGCAAGTGGTCCCGATCAGGGGGGGCGTCCATGA
- a CDS encoding endonuclease MutS2 — translation MTEKTLELLEFSTVLSRVAALSLSEEAADLILQTRPVIDRDEVTHLKAQVQETLDRINSGDEEKRGSIPSIGTILPALEVEGTCLELEEAYALGLFVEQGEALKSWLIKGSEEITLNSIKNNTIHTKGSLGHGNKTSTLGSIKYYNNQGRSTRLEPETLNSIKKDTYIDTKAATPLQALCLLIPDCSAVSREVFRVLDRDGKLRDLPEFREIKRRIQGITRDLENAGSRYTGNEDKRRMLQSAIPSQRDGRMVLAVKANYRSRIRGIVHEVSSSGQTIFVEPEEVVEKNNELLIEQRRLEAEIRRVLREMTARLAESREILGVFHTKIVELETIRARAHHARETRGVFALDSSGDEGGDMVALKQARHPLLGSAAVPIDFLMDGTIRTVIITGPNTGGKTVALKTVGLFALMNQSGLALPSGEGTALPVFDGIYADIGDEQSLSQSLSTFSAHMTNIAAITASVTGRSLVLLDELGSGTDPEEGSAIAMAILDYLIEKKVRLLVTTHHGMLKNYGYTREGVENASVDFDSRTLSPTYRIVMGVPGESRAVDIAARNGLPEAMVRGARGYLAEERADVSALIRGLKEKHRELAAAHEERQEEETRLREERRAADLKELRLRQKELEIKSGGMGKFRELLSESRKTLENLVREVKEGELSRDKTLKVKEFLRALEEAVNAEETALETEESALSGERRRLEETYGREALETGNRKTRRNAGRKGAENAGVPGTGPGASATGQGGKEAPALGPGTEVLAGEQRSRGTVLRSAKKGAWVVELGSLKMTFNEQDLIPIARPAEARKPLIAPVEYAAAPQAFMELSLLGMRLEEALATLERQIDAAAMTGLHEFAVVHGKGDGILQRGVHEFLKNQPMVADYYFSRPELGGFGRTEVVLKE, via the coding sequence ATGACTGAGAAAACCCTTGAACTGCTGGAATTTTCCACCGTCCTTTCCCGGGTAGCAGCCCTCTCTCTAAGTGAGGAGGCTGCGGACTTGATACTGCAAACCAGGCCTGTCATTGACCGGGATGAGGTGACGCATCTGAAAGCCCAGGTACAGGAAACCTTGGACCGGATCAATTCCGGCGACGAGGAAAAGCGGGGCAGTATCCCAAGCATAGGAACCATACTCCCCGCTCTGGAAGTAGAGGGGACCTGCCTGGAATTGGAAGAAGCCTATGCCCTGGGACTTTTTGTGGAACAAGGAGAAGCCCTAAAATCCTGGCTTATAAAGGGAAGTGAAGAAATTACTTTAAATAGTATAAAAAATAATACTATCCATACAAAAGGTTCTTTGGGGCATGGAAATAAAACATCGACTTTAGGTAGTATAAAATATTATAACAATCAAGGTAGAAGTACTCGTCTTGAGCCCGAGACTTTAAACAGTATAAAAAAAGATACATATATAGATACCAAAGCTGCTACTCCCCTGCAAGCCCTGTGTTTGCTCATACCAGATTGTTCCGCCGTATCCAGGGAAGTATTCCGGGTGCTGGACCGGGATGGAAAGCTACGGGATTTACCGGAGTTCCGGGAAATAAAACGGCGTATCCAGGGCATTACCCGGGATCTGGAAAACGCTGGTTCCCGGTATACGGGAAATGAGGACAAGCGGCGTATGCTCCAATCGGCCATCCCCTCCCAGCGGGACGGTCGTATGGTACTGGCAGTGAAGGCCAATTACCGAAGCCGTATACGGGGCATAGTCCATGAGGTTTCATCTTCCGGGCAAACCATTTTTGTTGAGCCTGAAGAAGTGGTGGAAAAAAACAACGAACTCCTCATAGAACAGCGGCGCTTGGAAGCGGAGATACGGCGGGTTTTGCGGGAAATGACCGCCAGGCTGGCGGAATCACGGGAAATTCTCGGGGTTTTTCATACAAAAATAGTGGAACTGGAAACCATACGTGCCCGTGCCCACCATGCCCGGGAAACCCGGGGGGTATTCGCCCTGGACAGCAGCGGCGATGAAGGCGGCGACATGGTTGCCCTGAAGCAGGCCCGGCACCCCTTGTTGGGTTCCGCCGCAGTTCCCATAGATTTTCTCATGGACGGGACGATCCGGACCGTGATCATCACCGGGCCCAACACGGGGGGCAAAACGGTGGCCCTGAAAACTGTGGGGCTCTTTGCCCTGATGAACCAGTCCGGCCTTGCCCTGCCCTCAGGAGAAGGTACGGCGCTTCCGGTGTTTGACGGCATCTACGCCGACATCGGGGACGAGCAGTCCTTGAGCCAGTCCCTGTCTACCTTCTCTGCCCACATGACCAATATCGCCGCCATCACCGCTTCGGTAACCGGGCGTTCCCTGGTCCTGCTGGACGAACTGGGTTCCGGCACAGACCCCGAGGAAGGGAGCGCCATCGCCATGGCAATCCTGGATTACCTGATCGAAAAAAAAGTTCGGCTCCTGGTCACCACCCATCACGGGATGCTTAAAAATTACGGCTATACCAGGGAGGGTGTAGAGAACGCCTCGGTGGACTTTGACAGCCGTACCCTGTCCCCCACCTACCGTATTGTCATGGGTGTTCCTGGTGAAAGCCGGGCCGTGGATATTGCTGCCCGCAATGGCCTACCCGAAGCCATGGTGCGGGGCGCCCGGGGCTATCTGGCGGAGGAGCGGGCGGACGTGTCGGCCCTCATACGGGGGCTCAAGGAAAAGCACCGGGAACTGGCCGCCGCCCATGAAGAGCGGCAGGAGGAGGAGACCCGGCTCCGGGAAGAACGCCGGGCTGCGGATCTGAAAGAACTCAGGCTCAGGCAAAAGGAACTGGAAATAAAGTCCGGGGGTATGGGCAAATTTCGGGAACTTTTAAGCGAAAGCCGCAAGACCCTGGAGAACCTGGTCCGGGAGGTAAAGGAAGGGGAACTTTCCCGGGATAAAACCCTGAAGGTAAAGGAATTCCTCCGCGCCCTGGAGGAAGCGGTGAATGCCGAAGAGACCGCCCTGGAGACTGAAGAATCCGCCCTTTCCGGTGAACGGCGGCGCCTGGAGGAAACCTACGGCAGAGAAGCCCTGGAAACGGGGAACAGAAAAACCCGCAGAAACGCCGGACGGAAGGGCGCAGAAAACGCCGGCGTACCGGGAACAGGGCCGGGGGCATCTGCTACCGGGCAAGGGGGCAAAGAAGCGCCCGCCTTAGGGCCGGGGACAGAGGTTCTGGCCGGTGAGCAGCGCAGCCGGGGAACCGTGCTCCGGTCCGCAAAAAAAGGCGCCTGGGTTGTGGAACTGGGCTCCCTGAAAATGACCTTCAACGAGCAGGACCTTATCCCTATTGCCCGGCCCGCAGAAGCTAGAAAGCCCCTCATCGCCCCGGTGGAATACGCCGCTGCGCCCCAGGCGTTTATGGAATTGTCCCTGCTGGGTATGCGCCTGGAGGAGGCCCTGGCCACCCTGGAACGGCAGATCGACGCCGCAGCCATGACGGGGCTCCACGAATTTGCGGTGGTCCATGGCAAGGGGGACGGTATACTCCAGCGGGGGGTGCACGAGTTCCTGAAAAATCAGCCCATGGTAGCGGATTACTATTTCTCCCGCCCGGAGTTGGGCGGATTCGGACGCACCGAGGTGGTGCTTAAGGAGTAG
- a CDS encoding pentapeptide repeat-containing protein — translation MFTLIPCAAGCGRNAITGSSVCSVHAADPKKEGRRIAEYITQREVIKNLNASGLYFENDDFSHRHYYGCDFIGASFFHCTFVDTFMRMSFFDSAQFQDCDFSKSDLQFLSFGGSSILNCTFTGSELVHVNFGGAGISECRFNNSNLYNSRFINADMNCSDFIDCNIKKTYFIQARQEGISFKSSNTAEAIFEYGEED, via the coding sequence ATGTTTACCCTAATCCCCTGCGCCGCCGGCTGCGGCAGAAACGCTATTACCGGTTCTTCGGTTTGTTCAGTCCATGCGGCGGATCCCAAAAAGGAAGGGCGGCGTATCGCGGAGTACATTACCCAACGGGAGGTTATCAAAAACCTCAACGCCTCGGGTTTATATTTTGAAAACGACGATTTTTCCCACCGGCATTACTATGGCTGTGATTTTATCGGCGCATCCTTTTTTCATTGTACCTTTGTGGACACCTTTATGCGGATGAGTTTCTTTGATTCTGCCCAGTTCCAGGATTGCGACTTTTCAAAAAGCGATCTACAGTTTCTGTCCTTTGGGGGGTCCTCTATTCTGAACTGTACCTTTACAGGCTCCGAACTGGTGCATGTCAATTTTGGGGGAGCCGGCATCTCAGAATGCCGTTTCAATAATTCTAATCTTTACAACAGCCGTTTCATTAATGCTGATATGAACTGTTCCGACTTTATCGATTGCAACATAAAAAAAACCTATTTTATACAGGCCCGTCAGGAAGGTATCTCCTTTAAATCATCCAATACGGCTGAGGCAATCTTTGAATACGGCGAAGAGGACTAG